One stretch of Miscanthus floridulus cultivar M001 chromosome 18, ASM1932011v1, whole genome shotgun sequence DNA includes these proteins:
- the LOC136522100 gene encoding uncharacterized protein isoform X2 translates to MHSSDSDQPTHGGNGEGSDGQMPGSVLLDFTTCIDERRNGTTAYSRTRDGHRIQVTFWSALPPLVSYFSIYSPDLDPSAFPREPVVIATEEDLVLLRVVLGLRSAILEPDRFEYFIYQAGGVPSLHSIKRPGPSRSFGDYHVGLLRCHPKLDHSDGKSRHRWKRSDDDGHFYIIAALGYSMVPGCYDLHTFDSRTKVWDTKTALLRGQQERGEHSSHVNSKVIVIGGEAGTMGWVDLWQGILFCDVLNKEPEIRYVSLPAPLNPDISMQGCPRTSRDIAVIKGLIRYVEFQHHILPGSVVNGNYIANGWTVSTWSRKATTDPFEEDHWQQDCRVHASQIAAKNSPMGFELLPKFFDDQGTPLPTLERLHTGHPTLSLHDDNVVYLMSKINYRDTKAWVLAVDIRNRTLQGAAKFVLRRTLGMSFAYMCSWIGIHVRIASGTKGNLN, encoded by the exons ATGCATTCTTCCGATTCGGATCAACCCACccacggcggcaatggcgaagGCTCTGATGGCCAAATGCCAGGCTCGGTCCTCCTCGATTTCACGACCTGCATCGACGAGCGGCGGAACGGCACCACCGCCTACTCCAGGACGAGGGACGGCCACAGGATACAGGTCACCTTCTGGTCTGCCCTCCCGCCGCTCGTCTCCTATTTCTCTATCTACTCCCCTGATCTGGACCCCTCCGCCTTCCCCAGGGAGCCCGTCGTCATAGCCACGGAGGAAGACCTTGTCCTCCTCCGCGTGGTCCTGGGCCTTCGATCCGCCATTTTGGAGCCCGACAGGTTTGAGTACTTCATCTACCAGGCCGGTGGGGTGCCGTCGCTCCATTCGATCAAACGCCCTGGCCCCTCCCGCTCCTTTGGTGATTATCATGTTGGCCTCCTGCGTTGCCATCCCAAACTCGACCACAGTGATGGAAAATCCCGCCACCGCTGGAAACGCAGTGACGATGACGGTCACTTCTACATCATCGCTGCACTCGGTTACTCAATGGTACCTGGATGTTATGACCTCCACACCTTCGATTCCCGGACCAAAGTTTGGGACACCAAAACGGCCTTGCTGCGTGGACAGCAAGAAAGGGGCGAACATTCATCCCATGTGAACAGCAAGGTCATTGTCATTGGAGGAGAAGCGGGCACCATGGGCTGGGTTGATCTCTGGCAGGGTATACTTTTCTGCGATGTCCTCAACAAAGAGCCTGAGATCCGCTACGTCTCATTGCCAGCTCCCCTCAATCCTGACATAAGTATGCAGGGCTGCCCAAGGACATCCCGGGACATCGCTGTCATCAAAGGTCTCATCAGGTATGTTGAGTTCCAACACCATATTTTACCGGGTTCAGTCGTCAACGGGAACTACATCGCAAATGGCTGGACAGTCTCTACATGGAGCAGGAAGGCTACTACTGATCCTTTTGAGGAGGACCATTGGCAGCAGGACTGCAGGGTTCATGCTTCGCAGATCGCTGCCAAAAACAGCCCAATGGGTTTTGAATTGCTGCCTAAGTTTTTTGATGATCAGGGGACACCTCTGCCAACTTTGGAGAGACTCCACACAGGCCATCCTACGCTTAGCTTGCATGATGACAATGTTGTTTACCTCATGTCCAAGATCAACTACCGGGACACCAAAGCGTGGGTGCTTGCTGTTGACATCAGAAACAGGACACTACAAGGAGCTGCCAAGTTTGTTCTGCGGAGAACCCTTGGCATGAGTTTCGCCTATATGTGCAGTTGGATTGGCATACATGTGCGTATTGCTTCAG GTACAAAGGGTAACCTGAATTGA
- the LOC136522100 gene encoding uncharacterized protein isoform X5, which yields MAKALMAKCQARSSSISRPASTSGGTAPPPTPGRGTATGYREPVVIATEEDLVLLRVVLGLRSAILEPDRFEYFIYQAGGVPSLHSIKRPGPSRSFGDYHVGLLRCHPKLDHSDGKSRHRWKRSDDDGHFYIIAALGYSMVPGCYDLHTFDSRTKVWDTKTALLRGQQERGEHSSHVNSKVIVIGGEAGTMGWVDLWQGILFCDVLNKEPEIRYVSLPAPLNPDISMQGCPRTSRDIAVIKGLIRYVEFQHHILPGSVVNGNYIANGWTVSTWSRKATTDPFEEDHWQQDCRVHASQIAAKNSPMGFELLPKFFDDQGTPLPTLERLHTGHPTLSLHDDNVVYLMSKINYRDTKAWVLAVDIRNRTLQGAAKFVLRRTLGMSFAYMCSWIGIHVRIASGAGTKGNLN from the exons atggcgaagGCTCTGATGGCCAAATGCCAGGCTCGGTCCTCCTCGATTTCACGACCTGCATCGACGAGCGGCGGAACGGCACCACCGCCTACTCCAGGACGAGGGACGGCCACAGGATACAG GGAGCCCGTCGTCATAGCCACGGAGGAAGACCTTGTCCTCCTCCGCGTGGTCCTGGGCCTTCGATCCGCCATTTTGGAGCCCGACAGGTTTGAGTACTTCATCTACCAGGCCGGTGGGGTGCCGTCGCTCCATTCGATCAAACGCCCTGGCCCCTCCCGCTCCTTTGGTGATTATCATGTTGGCCTCCTGCGTTGCCATCCCAAACTCGACCACAGTGATGGAAAATCCCGCCACCGCTGGAAACGCAGTGACGATGACGGTCACTTCTACATCATCGCTGCACTCGGTTACTCAATGGTACCTGGATGTTATGACCTCCACACCTTCGATTCCCGGACCAAAGTTTGGGACACCAAAACGGCCTTGCTGCGTGGACAGCAAGAAAGGGGCGAACATTCATCCCATGTGAACAGCAAGGTCATTGTCATTGGAGGAGAAGCGGGCACCATGGGCTGGGTTGATCTCTGGCAGGGTATACTTTTCTGCGATGTCCTCAACAAAGAGCCTGAGATCCGCTACGTCTCATTGCCAGCTCCCCTCAATCCTGACATAAGTATGCAGGGCTGCCCAAGGACATCCCGGGACATCGCTGTCATCAAAGGTCTCATCAGGTATGTTGAGTTCCAACACCATATTTTACCGGGTTCAGTCGTCAACGGGAACTACATCGCAAATGGCTGGACAGTCTCTACATGGAGCAGGAAGGCTACTACTGATCCTTTTGAGGAGGACCATTGGCAGCAGGACTGCAGGGTTCATGCTTCGCAGATCGCTGCCAAAAACAGCCCAATGGGTTTTGAATTGCTGCCTAAGTTTTTTGATGATCAGGGGACACCTCTGCCAACTTTGGAGAGACTCCACACAGGCCATCCTACGCTTAGCTTGCATGATGACAATGTTGTTTACCTCATGTCCAAGATCAACTACCGGGACACCAAAGCGTGGGTGCTTGCTGTTGACATCAGAAACAGGACACTACAAGGAGCTGCCAAGTTTGTTCTGCGGAGAACCCTTGGCATGAGTTTCGCCTATATGTGCAGTTGGATTGGCATACATGTGCGTATTGCTTCAG GTGCAGGTACAAAGGGTAACCTGAATTGA
- the LOC136522100 gene encoding uncharacterized protein isoform X1, producing the protein MHSSDSDQPTHGGNGEGSDGQMPGSVLLDFTTCIDERRNGTTAYSRTRDGHRIQVTFWSALPPLVSYFSIYSPDLDPSAFPREPVVIATEEDLVLLRVVLGLRSAILEPDRFEYFIYQAGGVPSLHSIKRPGPSRSFGDYHVGLLRCHPKLDHSDGKSRHRWKRSDDDGHFYIIAALGYSMVPGCYDLHTFDSRTKVWDTKTALLRGQQERGEHSSHVNSKVIVIGGEAGTMGWVDLWQGILFCDVLNKEPEIRYVSLPAPLNPDISMQGCPRTSRDIAVIKGLIRYVEFQHHILPGSVVNGNYIANGWTVSTWSRKATTDPFEEDHWQQDCRVHASQIAAKNSPMGFELLPKFFDDQGTPLPTLERLHTGHPTLSLHDDNVVYLMSKINYRDTKAWVLAVDIRNRTLQGAAKFVLRRTLGMSFAYMCSWIGIHVRIASGAGTKGNLN; encoded by the exons ATGCATTCTTCCGATTCGGATCAACCCACccacggcggcaatggcgaagGCTCTGATGGCCAAATGCCAGGCTCGGTCCTCCTCGATTTCACGACCTGCATCGACGAGCGGCGGAACGGCACCACCGCCTACTCCAGGACGAGGGACGGCCACAGGATACAGGTCACCTTCTGGTCTGCCCTCCCGCCGCTCGTCTCCTATTTCTCTATCTACTCCCCTGATCTGGACCCCTCCGCCTTCCCCAGGGAGCCCGTCGTCATAGCCACGGAGGAAGACCTTGTCCTCCTCCGCGTGGTCCTGGGCCTTCGATCCGCCATTTTGGAGCCCGACAGGTTTGAGTACTTCATCTACCAGGCCGGTGGGGTGCCGTCGCTCCATTCGATCAAACGCCCTGGCCCCTCCCGCTCCTTTGGTGATTATCATGTTGGCCTCCTGCGTTGCCATCCCAAACTCGACCACAGTGATGGAAAATCCCGCCACCGCTGGAAACGCAGTGACGATGACGGTCACTTCTACATCATCGCTGCACTCGGTTACTCAATGGTACCTGGATGTTATGACCTCCACACCTTCGATTCCCGGACCAAAGTTTGGGACACCAAAACGGCCTTGCTGCGTGGACAGCAAGAAAGGGGCGAACATTCATCCCATGTGAACAGCAAGGTCATTGTCATTGGAGGAGAAGCGGGCACCATGGGCTGGGTTGATCTCTGGCAGGGTATACTTTTCTGCGATGTCCTCAACAAAGAGCCTGAGATCCGCTACGTCTCATTGCCAGCTCCCCTCAATCCTGACATAAGTATGCAGGGCTGCCCAAGGACATCCCGGGACATCGCTGTCATCAAAGGTCTCATCAGGTATGTTGAGTTCCAACACCATATTTTACCGGGTTCAGTCGTCAACGGGAACTACATCGCAAATGGCTGGACAGTCTCTACATGGAGCAGGAAGGCTACTACTGATCCTTTTGAGGAGGACCATTGGCAGCAGGACTGCAGGGTTCATGCTTCGCAGATCGCTGCCAAAAACAGCCCAATGGGTTTTGAATTGCTGCCTAAGTTTTTTGATGATCAGGGGACACCTCTGCCAACTTTGGAGAGACTCCACACAGGCCATCCTACGCTTAGCTTGCATGATGACAATGTTGTTTACCTCATGTCCAAGATCAACTACCGGGACACCAAAGCGTGGGTGCTTGCTGTTGACATCAGAAACAGGACACTACAAGGAGCTGCCAAGTTTGTTCTGCGGAGAACCCTTGGCATGAGTTTCGCCTATATGTGCAGTTGGATTGGCATACATGTGCGTATTGCTTCAG GTGCAGGTACAAAGGGTAACCTGAATTGA
- the LOC136522100 gene encoding uncharacterized protein isoform X3, with amino-acid sequence MHSSDSDQPTHGGNGEGSDGQMPGSVLLDFTTCIDERRNGTTAYSRTRDGHRIQVTFWSALPPLVSYFSIYSPDLDPSAFPREPVVIATEEDLVLLRVVLGLRSAILEPDRFEYFIYQAGGVPSLHSIKRPGPSRSFGDYHVGLLRCHPKLDHSDGKSRHRWKRSDDDGHFYIIAALGYSMVPGCYDLHTFDSRTKVWDTKTALLRGQQERGEHSSHVNSKVIVIGGEAGTMGWVDLWQGILFCDVLNKEPEIRYVSLPAPLNPDISMQGCPRTSRDIAVIKGLIRYVEFQHHILPGSVVNGNYIANGWTVSTWSRKATTDPFEEDHWQQDCRVHASQIAAKNSPMGFELLPKFFDDQGTPLPTLERLHTGHPTLSLHDDNVVYLMSKINYRDTKAWVLAVDIRNRTLQGAAKFVLRRTLGMSFAYMCSWIGIHVQVQRVT; translated from the exons ATGCATTCTTCCGATTCGGATCAACCCACccacggcggcaatggcgaagGCTCTGATGGCCAAATGCCAGGCTCGGTCCTCCTCGATTTCACGACCTGCATCGACGAGCGGCGGAACGGCACCACCGCCTACTCCAGGACGAGGGACGGCCACAGGATACAGGTCACCTTCTGGTCTGCCCTCCCGCCGCTCGTCTCCTATTTCTCTATCTACTCCCCTGATCTGGACCCCTCCGCCTTCCCCAGGGAGCCCGTCGTCATAGCCACGGAGGAAGACCTTGTCCTCCTCCGCGTGGTCCTGGGCCTTCGATCCGCCATTTTGGAGCCCGACAGGTTTGAGTACTTCATCTACCAGGCCGGTGGGGTGCCGTCGCTCCATTCGATCAAACGCCCTGGCCCCTCCCGCTCCTTTGGTGATTATCATGTTGGCCTCCTGCGTTGCCATCCCAAACTCGACCACAGTGATGGAAAATCCCGCCACCGCTGGAAACGCAGTGACGATGACGGTCACTTCTACATCATCGCTGCACTCGGTTACTCAATGGTACCTGGATGTTATGACCTCCACACCTTCGATTCCCGGACCAAAGTTTGGGACACCAAAACGGCCTTGCTGCGTGGACAGCAAGAAAGGGGCGAACATTCATCCCATGTGAACAGCAAGGTCATTGTCATTGGAGGAGAAGCGGGCACCATGGGCTGGGTTGATCTCTGGCAGGGTATACTTTTCTGCGATGTCCTCAACAAAGAGCCTGAGATCCGCTACGTCTCATTGCCAGCTCCCCTCAATCCTGACATAAGTATGCAGGGCTGCCCAAGGACATCCCGGGACATCGCTGTCATCAAAGGTCTCATCAGGTATGTTGAGTTCCAACACCATATTTTACCGGGTTCAGTCGTCAACGGGAACTACATCGCAAATGGCTGGACAGTCTCTACATGGAGCAGGAAGGCTACTACTGATCCTTTTGAGGAGGACCATTGGCAGCAGGACTGCAGGGTTCATGCTTCGCAGATCGCTGCCAAAAACAGCCCAATGGGTTTTGAATTGCTGCCTAAGTTTTTTGATGATCAGGGGACACCTCTGCCAACTTTGGAGAGACTCCACACAGGCCATCCTACGCTTAGCTTGCATGATGACAATGTTGTTTACCTCATGTCCAAGATCAACTACCGGGACACCAAAGCGTGGGTGCTTGCTGTTGACATCAGAAACAGGACACTACAAGGAGCTGCCAAGTTTGTTCTGCGGAGAACCCTTGGCATGAGTTTCGCCTATATGTGCAGTTGGATTGGCATACAT GTGCAGGTACAAAGGGTAACCTGA
- the LOC136522100 gene encoding uncharacterized protein isoform X4, whose translation MHSSDSDQPTHGGNGEGSDGQMPGSVLLDFTTCIDERRNGTTAYSRTRDGHRIQVTFWSALPPLVSYFSIYSPDLDPSAFPREPVVIATEEDLVLLRVVLGLRSAILEPDRFEYFIYQAGGVPSLHSIKRPGPSRSFGDYHVGLLRCHPKLDHSDGKSRHRWKRSDDDGHFYIIAALGYSMVPGCYDLHTFDSRTKVWDTKTALLRGQQERGEHSSHVNSKVIVIGGEAGTMGWVDLWQGILFCDVLNKEPEIRYVSLPAPLNPDISMQGCPRTSRDIAVIKGLIRYVEFQHHILPGSVVNGNYIANGWTVSTWSRKATTDPFEEDHWQQDCRVHASQIAAKNSPMGFELLPKFFDDQGTPLPTLERLHTGHPTLSLHDDNVVYLMSKINYRDTKAWVLAVDIRNRTLQGAAKFVLRRTLGMSFAYMCSWIGIHVQRVT comes from the exons ATGCATTCTTCCGATTCGGATCAACCCACccacggcggcaatggcgaagGCTCTGATGGCCAAATGCCAGGCTCGGTCCTCCTCGATTTCACGACCTGCATCGACGAGCGGCGGAACGGCACCACCGCCTACTCCAGGACGAGGGACGGCCACAGGATACAGGTCACCTTCTGGTCTGCCCTCCCGCCGCTCGTCTCCTATTTCTCTATCTACTCCCCTGATCTGGACCCCTCCGCCTTCCCCAGGGAGCCCGTCGTCATAGCCACGGAGGAAGACCTTGTCCTCCTCCGCGTGGTCCTGGGCCTTCGATCCGCCATTTTGGAGCCCGACAGGTTTGAGTACTTCATCTACCAGGCCGGTGGGGTGCCGTCGCTCCATTCGATCAAACGCCCTGGCCCCTCCCGCTCCTTTGGTGATTATCATGTTGGCCTCCTGCGTTGCCATCCCAAACTCGACCACAGTGATGGAAAATCCCGCCACCGCTGGAAACGCAGTGACGATGACGGTCACTTCTACATCATCGCTGCACTCGGTTACTCAATGGTACCTGGATGTTATGACCTCCACACCTTCGATTCCCGGACCAAAGTTTGGGACACCAAAACGGCCTTGCTGCGTGGACAGCAAGAAAGGGGCGAACATTCATCCCATGTGAACAGCAAGGTCATTGTCATTGGAGGAGAAGCGGGCACCATGGGCTGGGTTGATCTCTGGCAGGGTATACTTTTCTGCGATGTCCTCAACAAAGAGCCTGAGATCCGCTACGTCTCATTGCCAGCTCCCCTCAATCCTGACATAAGTATGCAGGGCTGCCCAAGGACATCCCGGGACATCGCTGTCATCAAAGGTCTCATCAGGTATGTTGAGTTCCAACACCATATTTTACCGGGTTCAGTCGTCAACGGGAACTACATCGCAAATGGCTGGACAGTCTCTACATGGAGCAGGAAGGCTACTACTGATCCTTTTGAGGAGGACCATTGGCAGCAGGACTGCAGGGTTCATGCTTCGCAGATCGCTGCCAAAAACAGCCCAATGGGTTTTGAATTGCTGCCTAAGTTTTTTGATGATCAGGGGACACCTCTGCCAACTTTGGAGAGACTCCACACAGGCCATCCTACGCTTAGCTTGCATGATGACAATGTTGTTTACCTCATGTCCAAGATCAACTACCGGGACACCAAAGCGTGGGTGCTTGCTGTTGACATCAGAAACAGGACACTACAAGGAGCTGCCAAGTTTGTTCTGCGGAGAACCCTTGGCATGAGTTTCGCCTATATGTGCAGTTGGATTGGCATACAT GTACAAAGGGTAACCTGA